One window from the genome of Pandoraea fibrosis encodes:
- a CDS encoding ABC transporter ATP-binding protein has protein sequence MSGAVSPTSPLTLEVRHLRTQFITRAGTLPAVDDVSFSLPPGHIMGLVGESGSGKSVTGFSIMGLVDAPGRIVGGEVLFQGRDLTKMSAAELRHLQGNRIAMIFQDPMMTLNPVLRVDVQMIEAVRAHQRVSKAQARELARDTLGMMGIPSPDERLRAYPHQLSGGMRQRVAIAIAMLHRPDLIIADEPTTALDVTIQAQILSEVQKLARQHGTALIWITHDLSVVAGLADTLAVMYAGRIVEQGAVDAVLDAPQHPYTSGLIGSLPSLNKRGQRLRQIPGMTPNLLAMPAGCAFASRCAYASAACAVRPEMTQVSPGRLVRCFHPGAALQKEMV, from the coding sequence ATGAGCGGCGCAGTGTCCCCCACGTCTCCCCTCACATTGGAAGTGCGCCATCTGCGCACGCAGTTCATCACCCGCGCCGGCACGTTGCCGGCGGTGGACGACGTTTCCTTCTCGCTGCCGCCGGGCCACATCATGGGCCTCGTCGGCGAGTCGGGGTCGGGCAAGTCGGTGACCGGCTTCTCGATCATGGGACTGGTCGACGCGCCGGGCCGGATCGTCGGCGGTGAAGTGTTGTTTCAAGGACGCGATCTCACGAAGATGTCGGCGGCCGAATTGCGTCACCTGCAAGGCAATCGCATCGCGATGATTTTTCAGGACCCGATGATGACGCTCAACCCGGTGTTGCGCGTCGACGTGCAGATGATCGAGGCCGTGCGTGCGCATCAGCGCGTGTCGAAGGCGCAGGCGCGCGAACTCGCACGCGACACACTCGGCATGATGGGGATTCCGAGCCCCGACGAGCGTCTTCGCGCCTATCCGCATCAGCTCTCCGGTGGCATGCGCCAACGCGTGGCGATTGCCATCGCCATGCTGCACCGGCCCGATCTGATCATTGCCGACGAGCCGACCACAGCGCTCGACGTCACGATACAAGCGCAGATCCTCTCGGAAGTACAGAAGCTGGCGCGTCAGCACGGCACGGCACTCATCTGGATTACGCACGACCTGTCGGTCGTGGCGGGGCTGGCCGATACGCTCGCGGTGATGTACGCGGGACGCATCGTCGAACAAGGGGCGGTCGACGCTGTGCTCGACGCACCGCAACACCCGTACACGTCGGGCCTCATCGGCAGCCTGCCCAGTCTGAACAAACGCGGCCAGCGTCTGCGCCAGATTCCCGGCATGACGCCGAATCTGCTCGCCATGCCGGCCGGATGCGCATTCGCTTCACGATGCGCCTACGCGAGCGCCGCCTGCGCCGTGCGCCCCGAGATGACGCAGGTATCGCCGGGCCGCCTCGTGCGCTGCTTCCACCCGGGCGCTGCGTTGCAAAAGGAGATGGTATGA
- a CDS encoding ABC transporter permease → MSSNLSPNGTPATALAPEPVPVRRESPWQQGMREFARSKSAVLGLVVFVVLIVAALSAPWITPQNPYDLMQLDVMDARLPPATANGAATYTYWLGTDGQGRDLLSGIIYGLRISLGVGVGSALIAGILGTILGLVAAYAGGRVDAAIMRLVDLLLSFPSILVALMILAYVGKGIGNVVLTLVVLEWAYFARTARGQALVESRREYVEAARCQAIPNWRIVLGHILPNCLPPLIVVGSLQVARAITLEATLSFLGLGVPVTEPSLGLLIANGYQTMLSGEYWISLYPGLALLVTVVAINLVGDRLRDVFNPRLQK, encoded by the coding sequence ATGTCGTCCAACCTCTCTCCTAACGGCACGCCCGCCACGGCGCTCGCGCCCGAGCCGGTGCCCGTGCGCCGCGAATCGCCCTGGCAGCAAGGCATGCGCGAGTTCGCCCGCTCGAAGAGCGCCGTGCTCGGCCTCGTCGTATTCGTGGTGCTGATCGTTGCCGCCCTTTCTGCGCCATGGATCACGCCGCAGAATCCGTATGACCTGATGCAGCTCGACGTGATGGATGCGCGTTTGCCGCCCGCGACAGCCAACGGCGCCGCCACGTATACGTACTGGCTCGGCACCGATGGGCAGGGCCGCGATCTGCTGTCCGGCATCATCTATGGATTGCGAATCAGTCTGGGCGTTGGGGTGGGTTCCGCGCTCATCGCCGGCATTCTCGGCACGATTCTCGGGCTGGTCGCCGCCTACGCAGGCGGACGCGTCGACGCCGCGATCATGCGTCTGGTCGACCTGTTGCTGTCGTTCCCGTCGATTCTCGTGGCGCTGATGATCCTCGCTTACGTGGGCAAAGGTATCGGCAACGTGGTGCTTACGCTCGTGGTACTCGAATGGGCCTATTTCGCGCGCACCGCCCGCGGGCAGGCGCTGGTCGAATCGCGGCGCGAGTATGTGGAAGCCGCCCGCTGCCAGGCCATTCCGAACTGGCGCATCGTGCTCGGTCATATTCTGCCGAACTGCCTGCCGCCGCTGATCGTCGTGGGCTCGCTGCAAGTCGCTCGCGCCATCACGCTCGAAGCCACCCTGTCGTTTCTTGGGCTGGGGGTACCGGTAACGGAGCCGTCGCTCGGCCTGCTCATCGCCAACGGTTATCAGACGATGCTCTCCGGCGAATACTGGATCAGTCTGTATCCGGGCCTCGCGCTGCTCGTCACGGTCGTCGCCATCAATCTCGTGGGCGACCGCCTGCGCGATGTGTTCAATCCAAGGTTGCAGAAATGA
- a CDS encoding ABC transporter permease, with protein sequence MTAWILRRALQAVFVVWLMTLIVFVGLHAIGNPVDILIGQDVDQVDRARIIAQLGLDQPLWRQYLSFLGGALHGELGNSFVYNVPAIQLILQRLPATLELAFAALILAVFIGIPLGLFAGLYPRNPISKLLMTGSIVGFSLPTFWVGLMLIMFFSVHLGVLPASGRGETVRVFGVEWSFLTIDGLRHLILPALNLALFKISLVLRLTRAGVSEVLPQDYVKFARAKGLSPLRVVLVHVLRNTLIPLVTVLGLEFGSTIAFAVVTESVFSWPGAGKLILDSINSLDRPVIVAYLIVVVCLFVSLNLIVDVLYKWLDPRVRVEAAA encoded by the coding sequence ATGACCGCCTGGATTCTGCGCCGCGCGCTGCAAGCGGTTTTCGTCGTCTGGCTGATGACACTGATTGTGTTCGTCGGCCTGCATGCGATCGGCAATCCCGTCGACATCCTGATCGGTCAGGACGTCGATCAGGTCGACCGCGCACGCATCATTGCGCAACTCGGCCTCGACCAGCCGTTGTGGCGCCAGTACCTGTCGTTCCTCGGTGGCGCGCTGCACGGCGAGCTGGGCAACAGCTTCGTCTACAACGTGCCGGCGATCCAACTGATTTTGCAGCGCCTGCCCGCCACGCTGGAGCTGGCTTTCGCCGCCCTCATCCTCGCGGTGTTCATCGGCATTCCGCTCGGTCTCTTCGCCGGCCTGTACCCGCGCAATCCGATCTCGAAACTCCTGATGACCGGCAGCATCGTCGGCTTCTCACTGCCGACGTTCTGGGTCGGGCTCATGCTCATCATGTTCTTCTCGGTGCATCTGGGCGTGCTGCCCGCGAGCGGCCGGGGCGAGACGGTGCGCGTATTCGGCGTGGAATGGTCGTTTCTGACGATCGACGGCCTGCGCCACCTGATTCTGCCCGCGCTCAATCTGGCGTTGTTCAAGATCTCGCTGGTATTGCGTCTCACGCGTGCCGGTGTCTCCGAAGTGCTGCCGCAGGACTACGTGAAGTTTGCCCGCGCCAAGGGGCTCTCGCCGTTACGTGTCGTGCTCGTGCATGTGCTGCGCAACACGCTGATTCCGCTCGTGACGGTGCTCGGCCTCGAGTTCGGTTCAACCATTGCGTTCGCCGTGGTAACGGAGAGCGTGTTCTCGTGGCCCGGCGCCGGCAAGCTCATTCTCGACAGCATCAACTCGCTCGACCGCCCGGTGATCGTGGCGTATCTCATCGTCGTGGTGTGCCTGTTCGTATCGCTCAATCTGATCGTGGACGTGCTCTATAAATGGCTCGATCCGCGTGTGCGCGTGGAGGCCGCTGCCTGA
- a CDS encoding flavin-containing monooxygenase → MTQSPTLATGLPALEARLRQDLAWLELPAKPWVPERTHNGQPVLDVAIIGGGMAGLAAAASLTHLGVGAVIFDQSPRGYEGPWATTARMETLRSPKQLTGPALGLPALTFRAWFEAQFGLEAWDALDKIPRLQWMDYLRWYREVLAIDVRNDHRITAVTPLGADGLVALSLTSPDGTSTVYARHVVLATGRDGLGGPTVPAFARELPRRFWAHSSDAMDYATLRGKRVGVIGAGASAMDSAATALEAGAASVDLLIRRADIPRVNKGKGAGNPGLTHGHIHLPDEWKWRIRHYVNVQQVPPPRGSTLRVSRHDNARFNLGAPILDVTPVGDVLHVRTAKGTFVLDFLVFATGFRIDIEGRPEFATFSKFVRKWSDRYTPAAGDEDVELSDSPDLGPAFEFLEKTPGACPGLERIHCFCAPATLSHGAVSGDIPAVSEGAKRLAQALAGTFYREDVAHHYANMEAYAEPEVYGDEWTPAPPPPALNGETATATKGEERIA, encoded by the coding sequence ATGACCCAGTCCCCGACACTCGCCACCGGCCTGCCCGCGCTCGAAGCGCGCCTGCGTCAGGACCTCGCCTGGCTCGAATTACCCGCCAAGCCCTGGGTGCCCGAGCGCACGCACAACGGTCAGCCCGTGCTCGACGTCGCCATCATCGGCGGCGGCATGGCCGGGCTGGCCGCTGCCGCGTCGCTCACGCATCTCGGCGTGGGCGCCGTGATCTTCGATCAATCGCCGCGCGGCTACGAAGGCCCGTGGGCCACCACCGCGCGCATGGAAACCCTGCGCTCGCCCAAGCAACTCACCGGCCCGGCGCTCGGCCTTCCCGCGCTCACGTTCCGCGCGTGGTTCGAAGCCCAGTTCGGTCTCGAAGCGTGGGATGCCCTCGACAAGATCCCGCGTCTGCAATGGATGGACTACCTGCGCTGGTATCGCGAGGTGCTCGCCATCGACGTGCGCAACGACCACCGCATCACCGCCGTGACGCCGCTCGGTGCCGACGGTCTCGTGGCACTGTCGCTCACCTCGCCCGATGGCACGTCTACCGTCTACGCGCGCCATGTGGTGCTCGCCACCGGCCGCGACGGTCTCGGCGGCCCGACCGTACCCGCGTTTGCGCGCGAGTTGCCACGCCGCTTCTGGGCGCATTCGTCGGATGCCATGGACTATGCAACGCTGCGCGGCAAGCGCGTCGGCGTGATCGGTGCCGGGGCCTCCGCCATGGACAGCGCCGCCACCGCACTCGAAGCCGGTGCCGCCAGCGTCGACCTGCTCATTCGCCGCGCCGATATCCCGCGCGTCAACAAGGGTAAGGGCGCGGGCAACCCGGGCCTCACGCACGGCCACATCCATCTGCCGGACGAATGGAAGTGGCGCATCCGTCACTACGTCAACGTGCAGCAGGTTCCGCCGCCGCGCGGCAGCACGCTGCGTGTCTCGCGTCACGACAATGCGCGCTTCAATCTCGGCGCACCGATCCTCGACGTCACGCCGGTCGGCGACGTTCTGCATGTGCGCACCGCGAAGGGCACCTTCGTGCTCGACTTTCTCGTCTTCGCGACGGGCTTTCGCATCGATATCGAAGGGCGTCCGGAATTCGCCACATTCTCGAAATTCGTGCGCAAGTGGAGCGACCGCTATACCCCGGCCGCCGGGGACGAGGACGTCGAACTGTCCGACTCGCCCGACCTTGGCCCGGCCTTCGAATTCCTCGAGAAGACACCCGGCGCTTGCCCGGGGCTTGAGCGCATCCATTGCTTCTGCGCGCCGGCCACGCTCTCGCACGGCGCCGTCTCGGGCGATATCCCGGCCGTGAGCGAAGGTGCGAAGCGTCTGGCACAAGCGCTCGCGGGCACCTTCTATCGTGAAGACGTTGCGCACCATTACGCGAACATGGAGGCTTACGCCGAGCCGGAAGTCTACGGTGACGAGTGGACGCCTGCACCGCCGCCGCCCGCGCTGAACGGTGAGACCGCCACCGCCACGAAGGGCGAGGAGCGCATCGCATGA
- a CDS encoding LysR family transcriptional regulator, whose amino-acid sequence MELRQLEAFAAVMSTGSITAAGRLLGRSQPAITRMIQELEAEIGYALFARSGPRVTPTEQGFLLFEDVEHVLAGLQQIRARADEIARGQTRPLHIAATSALAAGLVPAALALPGLARDTVQIQMRSTSPEQVVHAVLTGAADIGVTSLPLEHRGIVVHWIGESACVAAVRSDDPLASHDRLPLAACVGRRIITMQNPYRLRRRLDQAFSQAGVAPAGLIETNASINAMTAVRAGLGVAVLEPVTAYGLPLADVAVRPIDADIPFFFGVITRDAREPSPAALAFVSALADAARDLLPDFVQRAATEHAQVLQSLYGDLPAPKEALSS is encoded by the coding sequence ATGGAATTACGCCAACTCGAAGCCTTCGCGGCGGTCATGTCGACCGGCAGCATCACTGCTGCCGGGCGTCTGCTCGGACGCTCGCAGCCCGCCATCACGCGGATGATTCAGGAGCTGGAAGCCGAAATCGGCTACGCCCTGTTCGCCCGCAGTGGCCCGCGCGTCACCCCGACCGAGCAGGGTTTCCTGCTTTTCGAAGACGTCGAGCATGTGCTCGCCGGCTTGCAGCAGATCCGTGCACGCGCCGACGAAATCGCGCGTGGCCAGACACGTCCATTGCATATTGCCGCCACGTCGGCACTGGCCGCCGGCCTGGTGCCCGCAGCGCTCGCGTTGCCGGGTCTCGCCCGTGACACCGTGCAGATCCAGATGCGCAGTACGTCGCCCGAACAGGTCGTGCATGCGGTGCTCACCGGTGCCGCCGATATCGGCGTCACCAGTCTGCCGCTGGAACATCGCGGCATCGTTGTGCACTGGATCGGCGAATCGGCTTGCGTGGCCGCCGTGCGCAGTGACGATCCGCTGGCCAGTCACGACCGGCTGCCGCTCGCGGCATGCGTGGGCCGTCGCATCATCACCATGCAGAACCCGTACCGGCTGCGCCGCCGTCTCGATCAGGCGTTCTCGCAGGCCGGCGTTGCGCCAGCCGGTCTCATCGAGACCAACGCCTCGATCAATGCGATGACGGCGGTTCGCGCGGGGCTCGGTGTCGCCGTGCTCGAACCGGTCACCGCTTACGGATTGCCGCTCGCCGACGTTGCCGTGCGCCCGATCGATGCCGACATTCCGTTCTTCTTCGGCGTGATCACCCGCGACGCGCGCGAGCCATCGCCTGCCGCACTCGCTTTTGTCAGCGCGCTGGCCGACGCCGCGCGCGATCTGCTGCCCGACTTCGTGCAGCGCGCCGCCACCGAACACGCCCAAGTCTTGCAGTCGCTCTACGGCGACTTGCCCGCTCCCAAGGAAGCCCTGTCGTCATGA
- a CDS encoding exonuclease domain-containing protein, whose amino-acid sequence MPEFAVEDANAQPIAVMDPDALARALPAPMVFVDLETTGGNALDDRITEIGVVEVGPHGIEQWSTLLDPAEPIPPFIQQLTGITNEMVRGQPSFETLAQGLAERLHGKLFVAHNARFDYGFLKNEFRRAGIRFQADVLCTVRLSRLLFPTAARHGLDALIARFGLAPLGRHRALADADLLWQFWQKIHTIYAPDLIEQAVQRVTKRSSQPPQLPDEAIDALPDSPGVYLFYGEGDTLLYVGKSVDIRSRVRSHFSSDHQVAKDLRISQEIRRVEARRTTGELGALLLESQLVKQLQPVHNRQLRRASNLYSWQLAADSDTPQLVSAKTVDFASAEALYGTFSSRASAENALRALADEHRLCCAQLGLEKTAAGRPCFGYQVKRCDGVCVGDAPLAAHTERVREALTTLQLDTWPYDGPIAIEEHGTGARADDVEYHVIDRWQYLGSVTSREALNRLVDSMPAVTGFDPDIYRLLGRRLAASRQASEPGLPDAAVALPSDEAPAPPRRPLSPLVVLPLSRPAFRLSPVEPPGEVPKKRAVALLRRRQPRPEDPAQIRLPFDAH is encoded by the coding sequence GTGCCCGAATTCGCTGTCGAGGACGCCAACGCGCAACCCATTGCGGTCATGGACCCGGATGCGCTCGCCCGCGCCCTGCCCGCGCCGATGGTCTTCGTCGACCTGGAAACGACCGGCGGGAACGCCCTCGATGACCGCATTACGGAAATCGGGGTAGTCGAAGTCGGCCCGCACGGTATCGAACAATGGAGCACCCTGCTCGATCCCGCCGAACCCATTCCGCCGTTCATCCAGCAGTTGACCGGGATCACCAACGAGATGGTGCGTGGCCAGCCCTCGTTCGAGACGCTGGCCCAAGGGTTGGCGGAACGCCTGCACGGCAAGCTGTTCGTCGCCCACAATGCGCGCTTCGACTACGGCTTCCTCAAGAACGAATTCCGGCGCGCCGGCATCCGCTTTCAGGCTGACGTACTTTGCACCGTGCGGCTCTCGCGCCTGCTGTTTCCTACGGCAGCGCGCCACGGTCTGGACGCACTGATTGCGCGTTTCGGCCTCGCCCCGCTAGGCCGTCACCGTGCGCTCGCCGACGCCGATCTGCTCTGGCAGTTCTGGCAGAAGATCCACACGATCTACGCGCCCGATCTGATCGAGCAAGCCGTGCAACGCGTCACCAAACGCTCCAGCCAGCCACCACAGTTGCCGGACGAAGCCATCGACGCGCTGCCCGACAGCCCCGGCGTTTACCTCTTCTACGGCGAGGGCGACACACTGCTCTACGTCGGCAAGAGTGTCGATATCCGGTCACGTGTGCGCTCGCATTTTTCCAGCGATCACCAGGTCGCGAAGGATCTGCGTATCTCGCAGGAGATCCGCCGCGTGGAGGCCCGTCGAACGACGGGTGAACTGGGGGCGTTGTTGCTGGAGTCGCAGTTGGTCAAGCAGTTGCAGCCGGTGCATAACCGCCAACTGCGACGGGCGTCGAATCTCTATAGTTGGCAACTCGCAGCCGATAGCGACACGCCACAGCTCGTCAGTGCGAAGACCGTCGACTTCGCCAGCGCCGAGGCGTTGTACGGCACCTTCTCCTCGCGCGCCAGCGCGGAGAATGCACTTCGGGCACTCGCGGACGAACATCGTCTGTGTTGTGCGCAACTCGGGCTGGAGAAAACCGCTGCCGGACGGCCGTGTTTCGGCTATCAGGTCAAACGATGCGACGGTGTGTGCGTAGGCGACGCGCCACTGGCAGCGCACACCGAGCGGGTTCGCGAAGCACTCACGACACTCCAACTCGACACATGGCCCTACGACGGTCCGATCGCCATTGAGGAACACGGCACCGGCGCGCGTGCCGATGACGTGGAGTACCACGTTATCGACCGCTGGCAATACCTTGGCAGCGTGACGTCGCGCGAGGCGTTGAACCGCCTGGTCGACAGCATGCCTGCCGTGACGGGCTTCGATCCCGATATCTATCGTCTGCTGGGTCGGCGCCTTGCCGCGTCCCGACAGGCCAGCGAGCCGGGCCTGCCCGACGCCGCCGTGGCACTACCGTCGGATGAAGCGCCAGCGCCGCCGCGCCGCCCTCTCTCCCCGTTGGTCGTGCTGCCGCTCAGCCGTCCGGCGTTTCGTCTGAGTCCGGTCGAACCTCCCGGGGAGGTCCCCAAGAAGCGCGCCGTAGCGTTGTTGCGTCGCCGACAACCGCGTCCCGAAGATCCGGCGCAAATTCGTCTGCCGTTCGACGCCCATTGA
- a CDS encoding DUF2471 family protein, producing METIDWDQLALSAAERDLAGIVREIAARYAQQRLGMTEAVSPHVANASDEAGEPDDAAPAPTLDWRTLVAIADEAEADIGLHARHEPWVLARLLRLPGDEALRRNGELPPLDAPVDLHWPDAAAPAVFRAIVAAVDAIRNGDDPHSDDASSFVADPSALPIAARRPGSNGPACTA from the coding sequence ATGGAAACCATCGACTGGGATCAACTGGCGCTGAGCGCCGCCGAACGCGACCTTGCCGGTATCGTGCGCGAGATCGCTGCGCGTTATGCGCAACAACGCCTGGGCATGACGGAGGCGGTGTCGCCGCATGTCGCAAACGCATCGGATGAAGCGGGTGAACCGGATGACGCTGCGCCTGCGCCAACGCTGGACTGGCGCACGCTCGTGGCCATCGCCGACGAGGCCGAGGCCGATATCGGGCTGCACGCGCGTCATGAGCCGTGGGTATTGGCGCGTCTGCTGCGCCTGCCGGGCGACGAAGCCTTGCGCCGCAACGGCGAACTGCCACCGCTCGACGCCCCCGTCGATTTGCACTGGCCGGACGCTGCGGCACCCGCGGTATTTCGCGCCATCGTCGCCGCTGTCGACGCCATCCGCAACGGTGACGACCCGCATAGTGACGACGCCTCGTCGTTCGTGGCCGATCCCTCGGCGTTGCCCATCGCCGCGCGTCGTCCCGGGTCGAATGGGCCGGCGTGTACGGCCTGA
- a CDS encoding glutathione S-transferase family protein gives MLTLYTFGPAFGLPDASPFVVKAEMLLKLAGLPYQTNRGGFRRAPKGKLPYIDDDGEIVADSTLIRLHIERKYGFDFDAGLTPEQRGAAWMFEKALEDHFYWHVVQARWCDAENFAKGPASFFKAIPWPVRPVAQAVIRRKIRGTLHGQGTGRFTPQEQAQLLRRGAQAAAQLLGDKPYFFGQSPCGADATAFGFIASAMSPHFRMTLRDEIENHPNLTAYVARLRREFFVDASDGSHA, from the coding sequence ATGTTGACCCTGTACACCTTCGGCCCGGCATTCGGGCTTCCGGATGCCAGCCCGTTCGTCGTCAAAGCGGAAATGCTGCTCAAGCTCGCGGGATTGCCATATCAGACGAATCGTGGCGGTTTTCGGCGCGCCCCCAAGGGCAAGCTGCCCTATATCGACGATGACGGCGAGATCGTGGCGGACTCGACATTGATCCGGCTGCATATCGAACGCAAATATGGCTTCGACTTCGACGCGGGCCTGACCCCCGAACAACGTGGGGCGGCCTGGATGTTCGAGAAGGCGCTGGAGGATCACTTCTATTGGCATGTGGTGCAGGCGCGCTGGTGTGACGCGGAGAACTTCGCCAAAGGCCCGGCTTCGTTCTTCAAGGCCATTCCCTGGCCGGTGCGTCCGGTCGCGCAGGCCGTTATCCGTCGCAAGATCCGGGGCACCTTACACGGGCAGGGGACGGGCCGCTTCACACCGCAGGAGCAAGCGCAATTGCTCAGGCGTGGCGCGCAGGCGGCGGCCCAACTGCTGGGCGACAAGCCGTACTTTTTCGGACAGTCGCCATGCGGTGCCGACGCCACGGCCTTCGGATTCATCGCGAGCGCGATGTCGCCGCATTTCCGCATGACGCTGCGTGACGAGATCGAGAATCATCCAAATCTGACGGCGTATGTAGCGCGCCTGCGCCGTGAGTTCTTCGTGGATGCGAGCGACGGCTCGCACGCCTGA
- a CDS encoding GGDEF domain-containing protein — MLTTSLLAITSLLSFMMLLIVGSLLRSRVAGVREWCIANVAVLIALPLFALRGVVPDFLSIPIANIALASGLLFYYAGCARFLGQPTHWRVMGASLGVLAAAMLVWFYGTDNPQVRVVVVSAYHATMLLAIALLIARHIPPRRHPYHYWLTASLAAVFAIGHAVRGMVFGLTPAPGPELFAPTAFNAAMLTIGTIVMPAMTMGAVMMIHDAMLATAEEAANRDYLTGALSRKHFDLLARQEMARALARGWPLSIVIIDLDHFKQINDTHGHAGGDTVLREFVKLVRDGLREGDAFGRLGGEEFAVLLPGTDTPGAIRIAERLRAQASRHLVAGPFGVCHYTLSGGVATWHEHESLEALCMRADRALYAAKISGRNLVLSDVLSSDETASEAG; from the coding sequence ATGTTGACGACGTCCCTGCTCGCGATCACCTCATTGCTCAGCTTCATGATGTTGCTGATCGTGGGCTCTCTCCTGCGCTCTCGCGTGGCGGGCGTGCGCGAATGGTGCATCGCCAATGTCGCTGTCCTCATCGCCCTGCCGCTGTTCGCCCTGCGCGGCGTCGTGCCCGACTTCCTGTCCATACCCATTGCCAATATCGCGCTCGCCAGCGGCTTGCTGTTTTACTACGCCGGCTGCGCTCGCTTTCTGGGGCAGCCGACGCACTGGCGGGTGATGGGTGCATCGCTGGGCGTGCTTGCCGCGGCGATGCTGGTCTGGTTCTACGGCACGGACAATCCACAAGTGCGCGTGGTCGTGGTCTCTGCCTATCACGCCACGATGCTGCTGGCCATAGCCTTGCTCATTGCACGGCACATCCCGCCGCGCCGTCATCCCTATCACTATTGGCTCACGGCAAGCCTTGCCGCAGTGTTCGCTATCGGGCACGCGGTGCGCGGCATGGTCTTCGGCCTGACGCCGGCGCCCGGTCCGGAATTGTTTGCCCCGACGGCATTCAACGCCGCGATGCTGACGATCGGCACGATTGTCATGCCCGCCATGACGATGGGCGCGGTCATGATGATCCACGACGCCATGCTCGCGACCGCCGAAGAGGCGGCCAATCGCGACTACCTGACCGGCGCGCTGTCACGCAAACACTTCGACCTGCTCGCCCGTCAGGAAATGGCACGCGCGCTCGCGCGCGGCTGGCCACTGTCGATCGTGATCATCGATCTCGACCACTTCAAACAAATCAACGACACGCACGGCCATGCCGGCGGCGACACGGTGCTGCGCGAATTCGTGAAGCTCGTGCGCGACGGCCTGCGAGAGGGCGACGCGTTCGGGCGATTGGGCGGAGAGGAATTCGCGGTGTTGCTGCCCGGCACGGATACGCCGGGCGCCATCCGTATTGCCGAGCGGCTGCGTGCACAGGCGAGTCGTCATCTGGTCGCCGGACCATTCGGCGTGTGTCATTACACGCTCAGCGGCGGCGTCGCGACGTGGCACGAACACGAAAGCCTCGAGGCGCTATGCATGCGCGCCGACCGCGCGCTGTACGCCGCGAAGATTTCGGGACGTAACCTCGTGCTGTCCGACGTGCTATCGAGCGACGAGACCGCGTCCGAGGCGGGCTGA
- a CDS encoding DUF4019 domain-containing protein has protein sequence MSTTQFFASHRPRRFRRFGVLRALALAAGVIGCLSALPVQAQQEPSQRRKTQPPLFSIPASGVTAPAADINRDVRAALEGANLWLGLTDINRGTQSWEQAAPVFQRAISAEDWAQSLQAARLPLGKVKSRKTKDAVFTRTLPGQPDGEYVVIQYDTVFEKKAEAHEMVTMVFGIDSRWRVAGYLVR, from the coding sequence ATGTCGACGACTCAGTTTTTCGCGTCACATCGTCCCCGTCGCTTTCGCCGTTTCGGTGTCTTGCGCGCTTTGGCGCTGGCCGCCGGCGTGATCGGTTGTCTGAGTGCTTTGCCGGTGCAGGCGCAACAGGAGCCATCGCAACGCCGCAAGACGCAGCCGCCGCTTTTTTCCATACCCGCCAGCGGCGTGACGGCGCCGGCCGCCGACATCAATCGCGACGTGCGCGCAGCGCTCGAGGGGGCCAACCTCTGGCTCGGACTCACCGATATCAATCGTGGGACGCAAAGCTGGGAGCAAGCTGCGCCGGTGTTTCAGCGCGCGATCTCGGCCGAAGACTGGGCGCAAAGCCTTCAGGCCGCGCGTTTGCCGCTGGGCAAAGTGAAGTCACGCAAGACCAAGGACGCGGTATTCACGCGCACGCTTCCGGGGCAGCCGGATGGTGAGTACGTCGTCATTCAGTACGACACGGTCTTCGAGAAGAAGGCCGAGGCCCATGAGATGGTGACGATGGTGTTCGGCATTGACAGCCGTTGGCGGGTGGCGGGCTATCTGGTGCGCTGA
- a CDS encoding GntR family transcriptional regulator, whose amino-acid sequence MRSKIRSMILASELRPGQRLIEDDLIQRLGVGRTPVREALLILQGEGFIARNRGWEVQGIDHLQVHAIFESRVAIEAETARLAARKITPEVCEALAALIEQMEPGSHLPRLTINRLNTEFHDLIVKAADNVVLTQFYERTQFYYWALRIPVMFSDEQLSATNAQHRALLAALRARDEEQAEQIARAHVETTRGIVEPALPR is encoded by the coding sequence GTGCGGTCCAAAATCCGCAGCATGATTCTCGCGTCGGAACTCAGACCGGGGCAGCGCCTCATCGAAGACGATCTGATTCAGCGGCTCGGTGTTGGCCGCACGCCGGTACGTGAGGCCTTACTCATCCTGCAAGGCGAGGGGTTCATCGCCCGCAATCGCGGCTGGGAAGTTCAGGGCATCGACCATCTGCAAGTCCATGCGATCTTCGAAAGCCGTGTGGCCATCGAAGCCGAAACGGCGCGACTCGCCGCGCGCAAAATCACCCCGGAAGTGTGCGAAGCGCTGGCCGCACTCATCGAGCAGATGGAGCCGGGCAGTCATCTGCCACGCCTGACCATCAATCGCCTGAACACGGAATTTCACGATCTGATCGTGAAGGCCGCCGATAACGTGGTGTTGACGCAGTTTTACGAACGCACGCAGTTCTATTACTGGGCGTTGCGCATCCCCGTGATGTTCTCGGACGAACAGCTGAGCGCGACCAACGCCCAGCATCGCGCATTGCTCGCCGCCCTGCGCGCGCGCGACGAGGAACAGGCCGAGCAAATCGCGCGCGCGCACGTCGAGACGACGCGAGGCATCGTCGAGCCCGCATTGCCGCGCTGA